Proteins encoded by one window of Salvia splendens isolate huo1 chromosome 5, SspV2, whole genome shotgun sequence:
- the LOC121803171 gene encoding uncharacterized protein LOC121803171 — protein MGICSSSESSCVVATAKLILEDGRLQEYSYPVRVSYLLQKFPDSFICNSDEMGFDDVVLGVTDDEELQLGQIYFALPLSLLNRRLLPQDMAALAVKASSALGRNLVVFSAKNPPGNAGSWRRRGKFSARLNVIPE, from the coding sequence ATGGGGATATGCAGTTCTAGCGAGTCAAGTTGTGTAGTAGCGACGGCTAAGTTGATATTGGAAGATGGGAGACTACAAGAATACTCCTATCCCGTTAGAGTCTCTTACCTTTTGCAAAAATTCCCTGACTCTTTTATCTGCAATTCCGATGAAATGGGATTCGACGACGTCGTTTTGGGTGTCACCGACGATGAGGAGCTCCAGCTTGGCCAAATCTACTTCGCCCTCCCCCTCTCCCTCCTCAACCGCCGCCTCCTTCCCCAGGATATGGCCGCATTGGCCGTCAAAGCCAGCTCTGCTCTTGGCCGGAATCTTGTCGTCTTCTCCGCCAAGAATCCGCCGGGAAATGCTGGATCTTGGCGCCGGAGAGGGAAGTTCTCGGCGAGGTTGAATGTCATACCCGAATGA